Below is a genomic region from Alosa sapidissima isolate fAloSap1 chromosome 19, fAloSap1.pri, whole genome shotgun sequence.
CGCCAAGTCCGATAAAATGCCTGTGATAAATGAATTAGCCTTGAGGAGCACAGTGTCCCTGTTGGACTTCCTGTGGAGAGGGAAGGCACATGCAACAGGGGTTAGAGTCTGCGTCCGTCTGACATCCCTGGGGCGAAGACTGCGAGGGTGGGAGGTGGAGGATTTCAGTGGTGGATGGAGAACAGACATGTCTTCTTTTTcccctgctctcactgctcactttcctttttttcaataattCCATTCATAAAAAGCATTGCGGTTCTTCGGGTTTGAGGCACAGTCATAAAAAAATGACCTCATGCTCTGAATTGGCAGGAAATCAGACAGTCGACATGGAAACACCATGTAGTTGAATAGggttagggggtggggggttgaggAGAGGCGATTTTTtatgaaaggggggggggctaaCGTGAACTATTTCATCTGGGAAATGCATTTATGGCTGAGCCACAGAAACTTAGTCTTTCATGGTTCATAAAGTTTCCTACATGAAGCTTGCAGCGGAAACTGGTGTGACTGCAGGCTTTGGACCTGCACGccagcctctctctttctgaggcGGAATTTCTCATAACCAAACTGTAAATCTGCGGAGTTCAATTCAGGGCCAGTCACAGAGAGTAATGGGGTTCACATAAAATACAACACAAAATATATCACCACTCAAACCCACCACCACTGTGGTGACACTATGAGAAACTATCTTTATGTAACTTTTCACATGTCTACTTGGAAGAGATGCAGACATTTTTCACTAAAAAGACTGTGAGGGACAGAATTGTCCTCATTCTTAGAATTCATAGCACATTAGTCATTTTCCTAGTACCATGCTTTATTTGAGGAAATTATTGTGGCAACTTTACTGAAATGTACCATCCAGGGACATGACATCTCTATTTGAGGTCATAGGCTTCAAGACCTTTTTGAGCAGCTTTTTTGGAGCTAGACATGGTCATTGCAGTCATTGTTTCCAGTATCACCCCTTTATTGACggcatgtgacaaataaaacagACTTACACCCATTTAACCAACGTAAGTTTTATTTATCTGTTATGGTCTGAGGTGGGGAGATGTTTTTGCCTTAACTGGCGGTCTCAATCTTTTCTGTTTTTACCCAGTCCTACAAAAACTTCAAAAGCTCACTCAttttgtgtacatgatgtaatTAATACATGCTATTTGTGTATCAATTTGGTGGATTTAATGCTAGAAAGTTCTAGCTGAAATTTCAGGCCTGTCCGTGTGGCTGATTCTATGACTTCAACACTTGTGGTAGCCAGGGTTCCTGTCTAACTCTGCTCTGGATAGAGCACTGACCCACAAGGACCTGCTGTCACTCAAAGATTTAATCAAGACACCAGACGGACTCAGTGAGTCACGTGACCCTGTACAAATGATCTGCTTCTGGTTTGTTTGAGGGCAGTTTGCACCAACTCTGGTACCAGACGTTTCCTCATTGTGTTATTTTCCAGTATGTTGCAACAGAACTTTACACCAGTCAGTTGCAACAGAACTTTACACCAGTCAGTTACGCCAGTACTAGAATAAAGCTGAAGCTGATGAAGCACAGAACAAATTCCTCTCAGATGACCACAGATTCTATGGAAATTGAGGAATTGGAGGTGTCCTGAATCAGCAAAGTTCTTGATGTAGCCGTCATATGGCCTTAGAGCCTCAAACATAATGTTACTTCTCTTGGAGTTTGAATATTTTATCTCCATAATTAATGACTGGACAGCAGTCATTAAATGCTAATTAGTCACTGACCCCTTTGACATACCCCTTATGTGGGACTTCTACAGTCTAAATGTTCAGACATGTGCTTTAGCAACAAGCAAGCATGGCCATGGATGCCAAAGCCTTCAGTTAGGAAGGCGCCTACCCATTGTCAGGTGAACAGGAAAAGGCATCTCACCAACAACACCCTAAAACAAATTCATATAGTAATTCCAACAAAGATGGACGTGGGAGCTGCATTGTTAGTGCAAAAGGTATTtgtgagaataaaaaaaaacatggtagGCTAGAGAAACCTGCAAAGAAGcaacaaataaagaaaacatatataataaagaataaatatataatatataatataataaataataataaatatatgaaTAACTTTTTGATTTCATTATGTTGGTGGTCATCATCAATCAATTTAAATCATCATCAATCAATGTCCGTCCTTTTTTTGTGATAATTATTTATCAACCATTTTTTACGCAATTTTAGTTTCTCCCCTTCTTAAAGTCAAAGACGTGTGAAACATAAAATAATAGCCTACAAATAAGTTAAATCTGGCCAGAGACGCAGATCTATGTCGTATTCGTGTAGACCTAAATTGTACAAaataaagtagcctaaataaaTAAGCCATGTTAAAACTTCCTATCAACTCCTATTGTTTTCCATAGGCAATCCCATTCATTTCTCAAAGTTCTCCAGTAAGAGCTCCAGTAGGCTCTTCTTTGCATTGAGCGCGTGGAGCCGGTAACAAGCCAAAACCGGTTCGCACATGGGATTGAAGAGATAGAAGTCCAGTTTCAGCTGGTATGTTGCCGTGGAAACGGCTAAACTATATATAAGGTAGCGTTCCGCTACCGGCTTCCACTTCAACTTCAGGGCAGGCAGGCGGTAGCACAGTGTCACGAGGCGTTGCTTTCTGGCGAGAATAAACCGACACTTTTATTTCAAGGATTCATGTCCAATGGAAAAACTCTTTGTAAATGCTTTTAAAGGTATGTATAATAAAGTTATTTGTTCTTGGATGAATAGATTACAATTAGTAAAGGATAATTTAAAGTAGCATCAGTAACGTAAATATCTGCTAATTTAGCCGTCTACCCTAGCCGGTCACTAGCATCATAGCTCATCTCATCTATTGTAGAAACATCTGCTAGACTTCAGTTGACTTGTCGGTACTCCGTTATGAATTGTCTTTGGTTATTTTCTTTAACTGTTTACGTCAATTAACTGTGTAAAGTCCTCAGAGACATCTATCTTCGGCTAGCTTGTGGATTGTCAAGAGAACTTGGTTAACGTCAGCTGAGTTCGAATTAATGGCTTCCTGTTACAACGTGGTCTACTCCTCAAATTGCGCTAGCGGTCTTCAACGCACCGATAGTTAATGTTACGTTACAGTTAGGTTCATGCGATAGGACGAATATAGGTGGATAGCAAAGTAATGTAATTTCGCGTTATGACAAAATGGACATTTATATTTAAACCTAATTTGTGAAACCGCAATTACAATGTTGTGTAATGTTAAACAATGAATAGCAACCCTGTCTTCTGATGGTGACTGATGGGCTACATTAGGCTAGCTCATATCATGTTTGACTTGTCtagtttttttgtgtttctAACTTTACATATGAATTGGGTCTCAGAGTAAAGTGATCTTGGACTGGTGACTAATGTGATGCTTCTTGCTTTCTGATGACTCGTAAATTAGGATTCTTATAAAAATGCTTGTAAAAAAATGTGATTGTTCTTGGCTTGCTTTTAACCGCGAGAAGTGGAAAAAAACGTGTTCTATCAACGTTTACCACATTTGTACCGCATGCTGTTCGTGTGGGTTTCGAGACAGTTTGTCCTTATTGGTTTCTCTAGATGGAAGAGTGCTTGAAGTTTTCGCTATTGGTTCTTTTTCATGCAAATTCTGCGTCGTCCGATTCTTCGGCTCCACATTGGCTATAATTATGTTGAACTCCGCACAGAGGAGGGCACTTGTTTCGCCGGCTGTTTGCTACATCTTTTTCGTTGTGCGCTTCAGTTGACCGTTATAGTTGTCACGCAGAGTGAACAGTGACTGGTCTGTTTGCTCATCCACGTTTGTGAATGAAGTCCATCGGGGTATTTCATAAGAGGACTGGGCCTACAGGGTCTATATGGGGTGAAATCCGAGTTGAGAGTGCTTCACTGGGCGAAATCGAGGCGCAGAGAAATGAAGATGCGTCATAAGTGTTTATCGCCCTCTGTGCTTATTCACAGGTCTAACGATAGTCATATTATTGTTTATGACCAGTAACAATACAGGGCAGCATTGAATCTGTTGCCAATTGGGTAGGCCTAACGCCATATGCATCTTTTCTATGATCCTTCCACAGAATAATCACTTGAGAACATTGCACACCTACTCAGAGGGGAATGGCCTTGAGTCTTATCTGAAAGGATTCAATTTTACAGGAGAACCCCCTTGGCTGCTCTACACCTGATAAAGAAGAAATAATTCCATCTCTTTCTTGTTCAAGTGAGTGTTGAATATTTGtcctttttttaatgtttttttatggtgtgtgtgtgaaggcataGACATCACCACATTTGAATGAAGGCTACCAAACTGTTGGTAGTGTTTTGTTATCTTAATAGTTTTCCTTGCACTGTTAAACAGTAGGGGTTTATTTGTCCCTTTATTGCTAGCAGTAAAGTAATTTTAAACACATTGATGGTGTTTGGCTATGTACAGTAGGCGACTATTTAAACAATTGATTGGTTGGGTTGACACAAACCTGTGACATGGGCTCTAAATGAGGAGAATGTCTTGCAAATTCCCACTAACAGTTTTAAATCAGAGATGTCTAATATATAGACAGATTAGCTGGTCTTAAACTCAAGttgtttttcctcttcatgcaGTTCTTTTGCAATCCAAAGTTGGAATCATGAACTCTTTCACTCCTGCTGACTTTGACTTCACCCTCTTGGAGGAGGGTTTCTGTGCACGGGACATAGTGGATCAGAACATCAATGAAATGTCCATGTCTGTAAGTACCCCTCAACAGTAGTAACCCCTCATTGTCTCCCCTGTTAATCTGATTATCTTTATTCAAGTGCGTCTTGTTACACAACTCATTTTATTAATTGGGCTACAATGTCTTGCCTTCAGGATGACAAGGATGCCTTCTATGTCGCGGACCTTGGGGACGTCTTGAAGAAGCACCTCCGTTGGGCTCGTGCCTTGCCCCGGGTCCAACCCTTCTATGCCGTTAAGTGTAACGATAGCAAGGCGGTGGTCATGACCCTAGCCTCTGTGGGAGCTGGTTTTGACTGTGCAAGCAAGGTACAGCCACCAATATGTTTTTGAAGAATTAAACAATTACTTTTGAACTGACAATCACAAAAAACACTTAaatgtattcattcattcacacttATTAAACACTTTTTGTCTTCTTTACCTTATCCATTTAATTTCCACTGCTTGTTTTGTGCTGCAAATACTGCACATTCATTAATCAGCTGACAACTGTAGACAGTGGGCTCACGTTTGATTGGCTCCTCTCTTTGGTTCCTCAGACGGAGATCCAGCTGGTGCAGTCTCTGGGTGTGGAGTCCAGCCGCATCATCTACGCCAACCCCTGCAAACAGGTCTCCCAGATCAAGTACGCCTCGGCCCATGGTGTCCAGATGATGACCTTTGACAATGAGGTGGAGCTCATGAAGGTGGCCCGCTGCCATGACAGTGCCAAGTAAGTGTTCCCGTAACAGGAGGTCAAAAGCAGTCATTACGGTCACTCCAGCTTTCTGTTCCCGCTTCTGTATTTCTGTATCCAATAATTTGTCTGTCTGCTCGTTGTCAGGCTGGTTTTGCGCATTGCCACGGACGACTCGAAGGCCGTGTGCCGTCTGAGCATCAAGTTCGGCGCCACGCTGAAGAACAGCCGGCTGCTGCTGGAGCGTGCGCGGGAGCTGGGTCTGGATGTCATTGGCGTCAGCTTCCATGTGGGCAGTGGCTGCACTGACCCTGAGACCTACACCAAGGCCATCTCTGATGCCCGCTGCGTCTTTGACATGGGGGTGAGTTGTGTTGAAAGCACTCCATTTGTTTATTTGCATCGGTTTATAAATGATTTTAAAGAGCCAGTGAATTTCAGGAAGTGGTGTTTTAACCAACATTTCTTCATTCAGGCCGAGTTGGGATACGACATGACCCTCCTGGACATTGGGGGTGGTTTTCCTGGATCAGAAGACGCCAAGCTGAAGTTTGAAGAGGTTTGTTCTTAACCAATTATAACGCTCACACAAGTCATCCAGTGCACTACAAGCCCTGTAGTTAGCATCATTGGAGGTGGTCTTACTAACTTGGCCCTCTAATATTCACAGATCACAGCGGTCATCAACCCTGCACTGGATAAATACTTCCCTGCTGACTCTGGGGTGAAGGTCATCGCTGAGCCTGGCCGCTACTATGTAGCGTCAGCCTACACACTCGCCGTCAACATCATTGCCAAGAAAGTTGTGATGAAT
It encodes:
- the odc1 gene encoding ornithine decarboxylase gives rise to the protein MNSFTPADFDFTLLEEGFCARDIVDQNINEMSMSDDKDAFYVADLGDVLKKHLRWARALPRVQPFYAVKCNDSKAVVMTLASVGAGFDCASKTEIQLVQSLGVESSRIIYANPCKQVSQIKYASAHGVQMMTFDNEVELMKVARCHDSAKLVLRIATDDSKAVCRLSIKFGATLKNSRLLLERARELGLDVIGVSFHVGSGCTDPETYTKAISDARCVFDMGAELGYDMTLLDIGGGFPGSEDAKLKFEEITAVINPALDKYFPADSGVKVIAEPGRYYVASAYTLAVNIIAKKVVMNEQSASDEEDDGTNDRTVMYYVNDGVYGSFNCILYDHAHVLPTLHKKAKPDERLYPCNIWGPTCDGLDRIVENSTLPDLQVGDWLLFENMGAYTVAAASTFNGFQRPDIHYVMTRAAWQCMQQIRAQGMPAPVEESSQGSMPSCCGRESGLELPAKPCPTHVL